In Leptolyngbya sp. O-77, the genomic window TGGGTTTGGCGTAGGTGTAGCGAATGCCAATCGGCACAATGTAGACCTGCTCCGATCGCCCCTTTTTTCGCAAATCCTCCGCGCACCAAAAGCCCAACTGCGCCACGCCGGGTTCTAGCGGGCTGACGGTTTCGCTATGTCCGTTGGTGGCTCCTTCGGGGGCGATCGCCAATGGAAACTGTCCGTTGAGCAATAGCTCCCGCGCCGCCCGCAGACCTGTGCGATCCAGCCGCTTGCCCCGGTGAATCGGGATGCCGCCCAGCCGCGAAAACAGCCAGCCCAGCCAGTCGCCGGCCCAGATGGTCATGCCCCGGTCGTAGACGAAGTGAGAATGCACGGGCGATCGCAGGGGAATGTCATGCTCTCGCGCCGCTTGAGGAACACCACTGGACAGCAGATACAGCATGGAAAACGGATCGTCTACTTCTGGATGGCGGAATGCCAAGATGAATCGAACTTCACCCGCCTGAAACCGCCTATAGAGCAGCGCCAGTTCTTTGGCGTTCACAACCTCGACATGGGAAATTCCTGTCGGCAGCCACGGACGAACACGGAGCCGAAACAAGAGCGGTAATGCCGCCCGCATCGCCATTAGCACCGCTGGATTGAAGCGCTGGGGAATGAACAAAAGCGCCGGAAATGCGCGATGTTTTGAACAAGACACGTTCTTTCTGACCTTTGGCTTATGCGAAGCGCGACGTGAGCTAGGTTAACAATACTGGATCAAAACCGTTGTCAATACAAGGCCCCACGCTTCTGTCAGAAACGGGGGCCTCGAGAGTGTCAGAGAATCAGTCGGCTCAGCGCTTAGCGCAGGGCGCTGTTCACGATTTGCCGCAGTTGGGCTTTAATTTCGGCTTCTTTCTGCGCGATAGTTGTGCCCAAGTCAGCGGCTTTTTCTTCTAGCTCCACTTGCTTGAAGTGTTTTGCCTCGTTGCCCAGGGTTTCGCCTTTGGTTTTGGCGTTGGCATACCAGGTTTGCGCCGTTTCAATCTGACGCTTCACTTCTTCGTAGCGATCGCCATAGCGCTCTTGCAGGCGGGTGTCCAACTCAGCAAGCTGCTGCTTTAGATGGTTATAGCGCTGCTGAAACATATCAAACATTTCCCGCTCCTTCACTGCGTTTACAACCAAGTCAATTAGCACCTTGAAGGGAGTTTTGGTGGTGGCTTCGGCTTCTGGCAGATCAACGGTTGCCAGGGCCACGGTGACTTCCTCCTCAAACTGGCGATCGGTGTGATCCAGCGTTTGCTGGAGGTCGTCGATCTGGGTTTGGGCCTGGGCGATCGCCTCGCGGTGAGCCTCGCCAATGCCTTCGACTACGCCTTCGACCGATGCCGCCATGTCTTCGGTGCGGGTCGCAGCGCGATCGCGCACCACCGCAAAGGCCGCCGTTAGCGCATCGGTGGCGATCGCCTTCAGTTCTCCGGTTCCTTGAGAGACTTCCGCCACCGCTTCGGAAACAGCCGTTTTTACAATCTCCCGAATTCGCTCTGCCCGCAGCCTGCCCTCAGATTTCGCCTTTTGCAAATCTTCCTGAATGCGCTCTTTTACTGAATTTGTCATGGTTTTTCCCCAACCAAACGCAACATCATCATCGGGCAGACGCAACTCCCACCGCTCTCTACCCAATAGATCCATCCTGGCGCGTCCGATGGCTGAGCGGGCTGATGTTGGGTTAGGGATAGCCCTACTGATGGGATGGGGAAAGCCGACGTTCAGGAGAGCGGGGGATTTTGAAGTTTGGTTTTCGATTTTGCAGGTTTTGGCTGAATTGCCCGAAGGCAGAAAGATTGGAAGCTTGTTTGTGAAGCCATTAAAGTATTTTTTTACAAAAAATTCTGTTTTCGATTGTGAAAGCTGTATGAAGCTTGCAGTTCCCGTTACATTTTTTCACGTCCGAGCCAAAAAGAAATCTGTGCCGTCCGCTGCCGCGTACTTGGCGTAGGGATAGCGTCTACAGCGAATCAGCCGTAAAGCGCGGAGACAGGTACAGTTTGCACTCTCAACAAGGTGAAAGCGCCCATGCAAAACAGCCAATCGGTTTGGCAACAGCTTAAGCAGCAGCAGATCACCTGTGAGCAGGCGCTTAGTCTGCTGGTGAATCGACAGGGAATTGTGAATTTGCGGCTGCTCGACCCGGAGGTAAGTACCCGGTTTTGGCGAGAGTTTGGCGATTCGCGCAGCGCTTCCTCCGGGAATCGCACGCAGGTTCCGCCGGTCGTGCCGCTGTTGCTCTGGCGCAACTGCTATTATCTGGGCAGCCCCATTGCGCTGATGCCCGAAGTGGTGCAGCAAAATGGGGCGATCGCCTCAACGCCAGCATCGAAATCGTCCCCATTGCCGAAAAGAGCTATCGCCAGTGGTATCGCCTGCAAGCCCTCACCGCCAAGCGCATGAGCAAGTCGGGCGCAATCAACCTGCTGGCCGGACAAGCCGACTCCGAAGACCTGACCGAAGTCGCCGAACTGCACCTGTCGCAAGTCAGCAACCAGATCGAGCGCATCCGCACGCTGATTGCCAGCGCCCTCCGCAACCGCGCCAGCGACATCCACCTGGAACCCTCTGCCGACGGGCTGGCGGTGCGGTTTCGCATTGATGGCATTTTGCGACACGTTACCACGCTGCCGCCCGACATCAGCCGCAAAGTCATCGTCGCGCTCAAGGTAATGTGCGAAATGGACATCGCCGAGAGCCGCCGCCCCCAGGACGGGCGCATTAGCGAAAAATACATGGCTGGGCAGCAAGAAGAAGGACTGGATCTGCGCGTCAGCACGCTGCCCTGTATCAGCGGGGTCAAAGGTGAACCTAGCGAAAAGGCGGTGCTGCGTCTATTGCGTCAGCAAAACACGTTCCAGACGATCGCCGATTTGGGCTTTTCGGACACGGCGCGGGAGATTTACGAAAGCTGGCTGCGGGAGCCGCAGGGGTTGGTTATCTTCACGGGCCCCACCGGATCGGGCAAGACCAGTACGCTGTATACGAGCCTGCTGGCGATCGCCACCGAATCCGTCAACATCGTCACCGTCGAAGACCCGGTGGAATACGTCCTCCCCGGCATCACGCAAACCCAGGTGCATGAAGCGGCCGGTATGACCTTCGCGGCTGGGCTGCGGGCGATTTTGCGGCAAGACCCCGACATCATCATGGTGGGCGAAATCCGCGACAACGAAACCGCCGAAACCGCCGTCCGCTCTGCGCTCACCGGGCATTTGGTTCTCACCACGCTGCACACCAACGATGCCATCGGCGCGATTCCCCGCCTGCAAGACATCGGCCCCGACCCAGGGCTGATCAGCGATGCGCTGTTGGGCATTGTGGCTCAGCGCCTCGTCCGCAAGGTCTGTCCCCACTGCGCCGAACCCTACACGCCCACGCCCGCCGACCTGAAGCTGCTGGGTTTGCGCCCCGACGAGGCAAATCTCCAGGGCTGGAAAAAAGGGCGTGGCTGCGTTCACTGTTTCCAGTCGGGCTATCTGGGGCGCGAAGCAGTGATCGAGCTGCTGAACGTAGACGACACTGTGCGGCAGATCATCTACGAGGGCAACCTGACGCAACTGCGCCGCTATCTGGCGGAGAGCCAGTTCGAGTCGTTCCGCGTTGCCGCCATTCAGAAAATCACGCAGGGCATCACCACCGTCGAAGAGGTGCGGCGCGTGCTGCCCCACAGCGCCTTTTTTCGCCCCGTCGCGCAGCCGATTCCGCCGCTGCCGCCTGCCCGCCACGCCAACGGTTCGCTGCTGAAAACGGGGTGATGGGAGCCAGGGGTTAGGGGTTAGGGGTTGGGGGTTAGGGGTTATAGCAGCCGAAGCGAGAGTTACGACAACGAGAAATCTTGCTAACTTTGAGCAGCCGCCTAACGTTCCGTCCTGATCCCTGACCCCTGACCCCTGACCCCTGCTATGGGGGTTAGGAGTTGGTTGAGCGTTTGGGTGAAGGTGTCGTGGCCGTAGCGGGCGATCGCCCTTCGTCTTAGCTCGGTGGGCTGATACAGCAGCGGGTTGGGATACGCGCCCTGCAAAATCTGGATGAGCGTGTGGGCGATCGCCTCCGTATCCGTCGGGTTGACCAGTGCGCCCAGTTCCCCGTGGGCCAGCGCGTCGATTGCGCCGTCCTGGTTGCCGCCCAGGGCGGGCTTGCCGCAGGCCAGTGCTTCTAGATACACAATGCCAAAGCCTTCGCCCTGGCTGGGCATGGCAAACACATCGCACAAGTTGTAGTGGTCGCAAAGTTCGGCATCGGGCACAAAGCCCGCCAGCGTGACGCAATCTTGCAGCCCCAGCGCGGCGATTTTTGCCTCAATGCGGGGGCGATCGCCGCCTTTGCCCACCAGGACGTAATGCACTCGCGGCAGCGCCCGACGAATGCGGGGCAGCGCCTCTAGCACTGCGTCGTAACCCTTGTGGCGCGTGCCGCCCACCAGCCGCGCCACCGTCAGCACGATGGGCTGATCCGCCTGCAACCCGTAGCGCTGGAGCAGATAATCGGGCTTGGGCGCTGGGCGAAATCGCTGTGCGTCGATCGTGCAGGGCAAGAGGGCAACTTTGGCGGGATCGAGCCGCTGTTCGGCAATCAGGCGATCGCGGGTGTAGCCGCTGATGGACACGATTTGGTTGGCGGCGTGCAGGGCGGCTTTTTGCAGCGGATTTTGCACGTTCCACGCATCAATGCCGTAGACAAAAATCCAGTAGGGAATGCCCGCCAGTCGCCGCACCATCAGGGCTACGGGCGCGAAGTGCAGGTGGCCACAGAGGATCAGATCTGGGCGATCGCCTAGTGCCGCTGTCATCAGGCTTGCGGCAAACCCTGGCGTTTTCAATGCATCGGGCAATGCCCCAAAATAGCGAAAAGTAAGATTAGATAACTTATCCAGGTCGCCATCTCCCGCCCGATCGCGCTTATTGAAGACGATCGTGTGGCGATGGGGCTGGCTGGCGATCGCCCGCAGCAGATCTTGCAAATAGCGCTGGATGCCGCCCTGAAACTCGAATAAGTTGGGAACCCAGCAGTGGAGCCGCAATTCTCTTTCTGCGTCAGGCTTCACTTGCGGATAACCCAGTGAAAAATATGCCAAAACTTATCTTCGCCCGTTGCGGTTTTACCTGGATGCGCTTCTTCTTCCAGCATCTCGATGGTGAAGGGTTGCAGCAGCGCCTCGACCTGCGCCCGCGTGTGGTGGGTCATGCGGTCATAGGCTGCCCAGGAGTCGCGATCGCCAAAGAGCTGCCCGCTCATCCGCCCGCCGGGCCGCAGCGCGTGGGTCAGCGTTTGCCAGAGGGCAGGAAACTCGTCGGGTGGGCAAAAGGGCAGACAGAAGCTGGCGTTGATCAAGTCCAGGTTTTCAGGTAAAATAAGTTCCTCAAAGCGCTGCTCGCGGGTTTCCAGAAGATTTTGAGCAATCGCCGCCTGAAGCTCTGGGCGCGACTGCAAGCGGGCGATCGCCTCCGGCTCGCCATCCATCGCCAACACGCGCCAGCCCCGCCGCACCAGTTCTGCCGTGTCGCGCCCTTCGCCACAGCCGATGTCCACCGCAAACCCTGTAAAGCGTTCAAGACCAGCCGTCTCAGCCTCGGCATCAAACAAACTGAGCGATCGCAAC contains:
- a CDS encoding lysophospholipid acyltransferase family protein, coding for MSCSKHRAFPALLFIPQRFNPAVLMAMRAALPLLFRLRVRPWLPTGISHVEVVNAKELALLYRRFQAGEVRFILAFRHPEVDDPFSMLYLLSSGVPQAAREHDIPLRSPVHSHFVYDRGMTIWAGDWLGWLFSRLGGIPIHRGKRLDRTGLRAARELLLNGQFPLAIAPEGATNGHSETVSPLEPGVAQLGFWCAEDLRKKGRSEQVYIVPIGIRYTYAKPIWMRLDRLLSRLERDTGLPPLVQNEGSSADLRYQRVLRLADHLLSEMEGFYRRFYPQYLMPEADSKLEPDERVNQRLMRRLNVLLDAALRAAEAHFRLEAQGTIIDRCRRLEEAGWNAIYREDLPADFAALSPFQRGLADWGAEEAEIRLRHMRLVESFVAVTADYLQNQPTAERFAEMTLLMFDLVARIKGRRHALPVRVWAGDGAV
- a CDS encoding GspE/PulE family protein — protein: MSKSGAINLLAGQADSEDLTEVAELHLSQVSNQIERIRTLIASALRNRASDIHLEPSADGLAVRFRIDGILRHVTTLPPDISRKVIVALKVMCEMDIAESRRPQDGRISEKYMAGQQEEGLDLRVSTLPCISGVKGEPSEKAVLRLLRQQNTFQTIADLGFSDTAREIYESWLREPQGLVIFTGPTGSGKTSTLYTSLLAIATESVNIVTVEDPVEYVLPGITQTQVHEAAGMTFAAGLRAILRQDPDIIMVGEIRDNETAETAVRSALTGHLVLTTLHTNDAIGAIPRLQDIGPDPGLISDALLGIVAQRLVRKVCPHCAEPYTPTPADLKLLGLRPDEANLQGWKKGRGCVHCFQSGYLGREAVIELLNVDDTVRQIIYEGNLTQLRRYLAESQFESFRVAAIQKITQGITTVEEVRRVLPHSAFFRPVAQPIPPLPPARHANGSLLKTG
- a CDS encoding glycosyltransferase family 4 protein: MKPDAERELRLHCWVPNLFEFQGGIQRYLQDLLRAIASQPHRHTIVFNKRDRAGDGDLDKLSNLTFRYFGALPDALKTPGFAASLMTAALGDRPDLILCGHLHFAPVALMVRRLAGIPYWIFVYGIDAWNVQNPLQKAALHAANQIVSISGYTRDRLIAEQRLDPAKVALLPCTIDAQRFRPAPKPDYLLQRYGLQADQPIVLTVARLVGGTRHKGYDAVLEALPRIRRALPRVHYVLVGKGGDRPRIEAKIAALGLQDCVTLAGFVPDAELCDHYNLCDVFAMPSQGEGFGIVYLEALACGKPALGGNQDGAIDALAHGELGALVNPTDTEAIAHTLIQILQGAYPNPLLYQPTELRRRAIARYGHDTFTQTLNQLLTPIAGVRGQGSGIRTER
- a CDS encoding class I SAM-dependent methyltransferase; translation: MANLPDAAPLPVGHADNPHTWSDYYDLMQGRPPRETLLRSLSLFDAEAETAGLERFTGFAVDIGCGEGRDTAELVRRGWRVLAMDGEPEAIARLQSRPELQAAIAQNLLETREQRFEELILPENLDLINASFCLPFCPPDEFPALWQTLTHALRPGGRMSGQLFGDRDSWAAYDRMTHHTRAQVEALLQPFTIEMLEEEAHPGKTATGEDKFWHIFHWVIRK